In Osmia lignaria lignaria isolate PbOS001 chromosome 5, iyOsmLign1, whole genome shotgun sequence, a single genomic region encodes these proteins:
- the LOC117604714 gene encoding U3 small nucleolar ribonucleoprotein MPP10, which produces MAEIDILNSVISAIDSNTKKPEQFLNVQNEIALNFKDSIKRLYDFTKEQSERNTNALPELVTEGFDEEQIWQQLELQNEGELEHFISNVSRVLAKNKKLTIPVSTTKPEIKQNIKKDITEDEENDEENMTEGETSEDEAEMESISQKQKEATKKHKNKPSIVDDKFFKLQELDEYLIKEEKKEKQSEKNEDESDDDDDSVDLFNDYSDKEDQKTEEGKLLKYADFFDSPQSENEDHDDSVHNKDTDDDKSLHDSNLDSEMEMDIENESANNKPSKKKVTFNLTNDSDETDSLDNKNVSTKEDTEIKSSFESRQERLKKRIEQLEEEALAEKAWQLKGEVNATSRPQNSLLEEFVEFDVTTRPPPVITEQTTLKLEDIIKQRIKDKAWDDVEKKFKPVETPLEYKKKLILNQEKSKQSLSQIYENEYLKQKEALNPESNEKEEEEPKLHIEIREMMHSLFNKLDALSNFHYTPKPAKPEIKIISNIPAINMEEVAPVGMSDAALLAPEEIKAKPRGDLIGKAERTKTDMKRERRRKKTKQRTRQQATEKKEKLNALKPGIAKKKKNDAELVKKLTNNRNVIKMDETNYKVPKSSTAFFNQLQDQVKSHIKAKTDTDKKKKQKDNLSAVKLKL; this is translated from the exons ATGGCTGAAATAGATATATTAAATAGCGTTATATCTGCTATTGATAGCAATACTAAAAAACCAGAACAATTCTTAAA cGTTCAAAATGAAATTGCTCTAAATTTTAAAGATTCCATAAAACGTTTGTATGACTTTACAAAAGAACAATCTGAGAGAAACACTAATGCTTTACCAGAACTTGTAACAGAAGGTTTTGATGAAGAGCAGATTTGGCAACAACTTGAATTGCAAAATGAAGGAGAACTTGAACATTTTATTAGCAATGTTTCAAGGGTTTTAGCTAAAAACAAAAAGTTGACAATACCAGTTAGTACAACTAAGCCAGAAATTAAGCAGAACATTAAAAAAGACATAACAGAGGATGAAGAAAATGATGAAGAAAACATGACAGAAGGAGAAACTTCAGAGGATGAGGCTGAAATGGAAAGTATTTCACAAAAACAGAAAGAAGCCACaaagaaacataaaaataaaCCATCAATAGTAGatgacaaattttttaaattgcaagaATTGGATGAGTAtttgataaaagaagaaaaaaaggagaagcaAAGTGAGAAGAATGAAGATGAgtctgatgatgatgatgattcaGTAGATTTATTTAATGATTATTCTGATAAAGAAGATCAGAAAACTGAGGAaggaaaattattgaaatatgcaGATTTCTTTGACAGTCCACAAAGTGAAAATGAGGATCATGATGATTCtgtacataataaagatacagatgATGACAAGTCATTACATGATAGCAATTTGGATAGTGAAATGGAAATGGACATAGAGAATGAATCAGCAAATAATAAACCCTCCAAGAAAAAAGTTACATTTAATCTCACAAATGATTCTGATGAAACAGATAGCTTAGATAATAAAAATGTCAGTACAAAAGAAGATACTGAAATTAAATCATCTTTTGAATCACGCCAGGAAAGACTGAAGAAAAGGATTGAACAATTAGAAGAAGAAGCTCTTGCTGAGAAAGCTTGGCAGCTTAAGGGTGAAGTAAATGCAACAAGCAGACCACAAAACTCTCTGTTAGAAGAATTTGTAGAATTTGATGTCACAACAAGACCTCCACCTGTGATTACTGAACAAACCACATTGAAATTAGAAGACATAATTAAGCAAAGAATAAAGGATAAAGCCTGGGATGATGTTGAAAAGAAGTTTAAACCAGTTGAAACTCCACTAGAATATAAGAAGAAGTTGATCTTGAACCAAGAAAAGAGTAAACAAAGTTTGTCTCAGATTTATGAAAATGAATATCTCAAACAAAAGGAAGCATTAAATCCAGAAAGTaatgagaaagaggaagaagaaccaAAATTACATATTGAAATTCGGGAAATGATGCATTCCTTGTTTAACAAGTTGGATGCCTTATCTAATTTCCATTACACACCAAAACCA gcTAAaccagaaattaaaattattagtaaCATTCCTGCAATTAACATGGAGGAAGTGGCTCCAGTAGGGATGAGCGATGCTGCCTTATTAGCTCCAGAAGAAATTAAAG CTAAACCACGAGGTGATCTCATTGGTAAAGCGGAACGTACTAAGACTGATATGAAACGCGAACGAAGACGTAAGAAGACAAAACAACGTACGCGACAACAGGCAACGGAGAAGAAGGAGAAACTAAACGCATTGAAACCAGGAATCGCtaagaaaaagaagaacgaTGCAGAATTAGTAAAGAAATTGACCAATAATCGAAATGTGATAAAAATGGACGAGACAAATTACAAGGTTCCAAAATCGTCTACTGCATTTTTCAATCAGTTACAAGACCAAGTGAAAAGTCACATCAAAGCAAAGACTGAtacagataaaaaaaagaaacaaaaggataatttgtctgctgttaagctgaaattgtaa